In one window of Bradyrhizobium sp. AZCC 1721 DNA:
- a CDS encoding ABC transporter ATP-binding protein: MLAQPPIISVSNLSKTYGSGFKALNKINLDIKRGEIFALLGPNGAGKTTLISIICGIANLSEGRVTVGGHDINGDYRAARSLIGLVPQELHTDSFETVWATVSFSRGLFGKPKNPAHIEKVLKDLSLWDKKDSKIITLSGGMKRRVMIAKALSHEPQILFLDEPTAGVDVELRKGMWDVVRGLQASGVTIILTTHYIQEAEEMADRIGVINKGEIILVEDKAGLMQKLGKKQLTLHLQQKVDAIPPALAPYKLHLSEDGRLLTYDYDTKGERTGITSLLSDLRNAGIHISDLDTTQSSLEDIFVSLVRAP; encoded by the coding sequence ATGCTCGCGCAACCTCCCATCATATCCGTTTCCAATCTCTCAAAGACCTACGGCTCCGGTTTCAAGGCGCTGAACAAGATCAATCTGGACATCAAGCGCGGCGAGATCTTCGCGCTGCTCGGGCCGAACGGCGCGGGCAAGACCACGCTGATCAGCATCATCTGCGGCATTGCCAACCTAAGCGAGGGTCGCGTCACCGTCGGCGGGCATGACATCAATGGCGACTATCGCGCGGCGCGGTCGCTGATCGGCCTGGTGCCGCAGGAACTGCACACGGATTCGTTTGAAACCGTTTGGGCGACTGTCAGCTTTAGCCGCGGCCTGTTCGGCAAACCGAAGAACCCGGCGCATATCGAAAAGGTGCTGAAGGACCTGTCGCTGTGGGACAAGAAGGATTCCAAGATCATCACGCTCTCCGGCGGCATGAAGCGCCGCGTGATGATCGCAAAAGCGCTGTCGCACGAGCCGCAGATCCTGTTCCTGGACGAGCCGACCGCGGGCGTCGACGTCGAATTGCGCAAGGGCATGTGGGACGTCGTGCGCGGCTTGCAGGCCTCCGGCGTCACCATCATCCTGACCACGCATTACATCCAGGAAGCCGAGGAGATGGCCGACCGCATCGGCGTCATCAACAAGGGCGAGATCATCCTGGTCGAGGACAAGGCCGGGCTGATGCAGAAGCTCGGCAAGAAGCAATTGACGTTGCACCTGCAGCAGAAAGTTGACGCCATTCCGCCCGCCCTCGCGCCCTACAAACTTCACCTGTCCGAGGATGGCCGGCTGTTGACCTATGACTACGACACCAAGGGCGAGCGCACCGGGATTACCAGCCTGCTGAGCGACCTCCGCAATGCCGGCATCCATATCTCCGACCTCGATACCACTCAGTCTTCGCTGGA
- a CDS encoding ATP-dependent helicase, translated as MTEPSKLPHHGVPEHQPAAGGIAARARAATGPQYLNGLNPEQREAAETLDGPVLVLAGAGTGKTRVLTTRIAHILSQGRARPHEILSVTFTNKAAREMKLRLGQMLGQAVEGMPWLGTFHSIGGRILRIHAELVQLKSNFTVLDVDDQVRLLKQLLQAENIDDKRWPARMLAGLIDGWKNRGLAPSQVPSGEAAMFGNGKGGKLYASYQERLKILNAADFGDLLLENIRLFRENPDVLRQYQNRFKFILVDEYQDTNVAQYLWLRLLSQAPSRPGVPLSAIIPGNIAPHVIPGRIEDANSDVQSHIKESGDDEDSLRDSGPALSAHPGMTETATPTASSPPKNICCVGDDDQSIYGWRGAEVDNILRFEHDFPGAKVIRLERNYRSTGHILAAASHLIAHNEGRLGKTLRTEDVDGEKVTVTGSWDSEEEARAIGEEIEELQRAGENLNEVAILVRASFQMREFEDRFVTLGLPYRVIGGPRFYERAEIRDALAYLRVINSPADDLAFERIVNVPKRGLGDATVQLLHDHARKRRMPLFEAARAVVETDELKPKARGALRDLILQFDRWRAQREVTAHTELAEIVLDESGYTEMWQKDRSADAAGRLDNLKELVRSMEEFENLQGFLEHISLVMDRDGDASDEAVSLMTLHSAKGLEFDNVFLPGWEEGLFPSQRTLDEQGRAGLEEERRLAHVGLTRARRRAKLYFATNRRIHGTWSTTIPSRFLDELPSANVEITESKGGSGWGGAGGYGPSRFDNVESFGSSYTTPGWQRAQANRNRSQGGRSGQARGGFEESQSSFSGGFSRNKRGPIVIEGELVAKSTGTVSEFSLDDRVFHQKFGYGHVVKIDGNKLTIAFEKAGEKKVVDSFVERV; from the coding sequence ATGACCGAGCCGAGCAAACTGCCCCATCACGGCGTCCCCGAGCACCAGCCTGCGGCTGGCGGCATCGCCGCGCGTGCGCGGGCCGCCACCGGCCCGCAATATCTCAACGGGCTCAATCCGGAGCAGCGCGAGGCTGCCGAGACGCTGGATGGGCCGGTTCTGGTGCTGGCGGGCGCCGGCACCGGCAAGACCCGCGTGCTGACCACGCGCATCGCCCATATCCTGAGCCAGGGCCGCGCGCGGCCGCATGAAATCCTCTCGGTAACTTTCACCAACAAGGCCGCGCGCGAGATGAAGCTCCGCCTCGGCCAGATGCTCGGCCAGGCCGTCGAAGGCATGCCGTGGCTTGGCACCTTCCACTCGATCGGCGGGCGCATCCTGCGCATCCACGCCGAGCTGGTGCAGCTCAAATCCAATTTCACCGTGCTCGACGTCGACGATCAGGTCCGCCTGCTCAAGCAGCTCCTGCAGGCCGAGAACATCGACGACAAGCGCTGGCCGGCGCGCATGCTGGCGGGGCTGATCGACGGCTGGAAGAACCGCGGGCTGGCGCCCAGCCAGGTGCCGTCGGGGGAAGCCGCGATGTTCGGCAACGGCAAGGGCGGCAAGCTCTACGCCAGCTATCAAGAGCGGCTGAAAATCCTCAACGCCGCCGATTTCGGCGATCTGCTTCTCGAGAACATCCGGCTGTTTCGCGAAAACCCTGATGTGCTCAGGCAATACCAGAACCGCTTCAAGTTCATTCTGGTCGACGAGTATCAGGACACCAATGTCGCGCAGTATCTGTGGCTGCGGCTCTTATCGCAGGCGCCGTCGCGGCCGGGCGTGCCGCTGTCGGCGATCATTCCGGGGAACATCGCCCCCCACGTCATTCCGGGGCGCATCGAAGATGCGAACTCCGATGTGCAATCGCACATCAAAGAATCTGGAGATGATGAGGACTCACTTCGAGATTCCGGGCCTGCGCTTTCAGCGCATCCCGGAATGACGGAGACTGCGACTCCCACTGCCTCCTCACCCCCCAAAAACATCTGCTGCGTCGGCGACGACGACCAGTCGATCTATGGCTGGCGCGGCGCGGAGGTCGACAACATCCTGCGCTTCGAGCACGATTTTCCCGGCGCAAAAGTCATCCGCCTTGAACGCAACTACCGCTCCACCGGCCACATCCTCGCCGCCGCTTCGCATCTGATCGCGCACAACGAAGGCCGGCTTGGCAAGACACTGCGCACCGAGGATGTCGACGGCGAGAAGGTCACCGTCACCGGCTCCTGGGATTCGGAAGAGGAAGCCCGCGCCATCGGCGAGGAGATCGAGGAGTTGCAGCGCGCCGGCGAAAACCTCAACGAGGTCGCGATACTGGTGAGGGCCTCGTTCCAGATGCGCGAGTTCGAAGATCGTTTTGTTACCCTCGGCCTGCCCTATCGCGTGATCGGCGGTCCGCGGTTCTACGAGCGCGCCGAAATCCGCGACGCGCTGGCGTATCTGCGCGTGATCAATTCGCCCGCCGACGATCTCGCCTTCGAGCGCATCGTCAATGTCCCAAAGCGCGGGCTTGGCGACGCCACCGTTCAGTTGCTGCATGATCACGCCCGCAAGCGGCGCATGCCGCTGTTCGAGGCGGCACGAGCGGTGGTCGAAACCGACGAATTGAAGCCGAAGGCGCGCGGCGCCCTGCGTGACCTCATTTTGCAATTCGACCGCTGGCGCGCCCAGCGCGAGGTCACCGCGCATACGGAATTGGCCGAAATCGTGCTCGACGAGAGCGGCTATACCGAAATGTGGCAGAAGGACCGCTCGGCCGATGCCGCCGGCCGGCTCGACAACTTGAAAGAACTGGTGCGCTCGATGGAGGAGTTCGAGAACCTGCAAGGATTCCTCGAGCATATCTCGCTGGTGATGGACCGCGACGGCGATGCCAGCGACGAGGCGGTGTCGTTGATGACGCTGCATTCGGCCAAGGGGCTCGAATTCGACAACGTGTTCCTGCCCGGCTGGGAGGAAGGCCTGTTTCCGAGCCAGCGCACGCTCGACGAACAAGGCCGTGCCGGCCTGGAGGAAGAGCGCCGCCTCGCCCATGTCGGGCTGACGCGCGCGCGCCGCCGCGCCAAACTCTATTTCGCCACCAACCGCCGCATCCACGGCACCTGGTCGACCACGATCCCGTCGCGCTTCCTCGACGAACTGCCGTCGGCCAATGTGGAGATCACCGAGTCGAAAGGCGGCTCCGGCTGGGGCGGCGCCGGCGGCTACGGCCCCTCGCGCTTCGACAATGTCGAATCCTTCGGCTCCAGCTACACGACGCCAGGCTGGCAGCGCGCGCAGGCCAATCGCAACCGCAGTCAGGGCGGCCGCAGCGGTCAGGCCCGCGGCGGGTTTGAGGAAAGCCAATCGTCATTTTCAGGCGGTTTCTCGCGCAACAAGCGCGGCCCGATCGTGATCGAAGGCGAGTTGGTCGCGAAATCCACCGGCACGGTTTCAGAATTCTCGCTCGACGATCGCGTCTTCCACCAGAAGTTCGGCTATGGCCACGTGGTGAAGATCGACGGCAACAAACTGACGATCGCATTTGAAAAGGCCGGCGAGAAGAAGGTGGTCGATAGTTTTGTGGAGCGGGTGTAG
- a CDS encoding DUF1328 domain-containing protein, translating into MLSWVVTFLIIALIAGVLGFGGIAGASVEIAKAIFFIAVILFLISAVVGLVRGRSNV; encoded by the coding sequence ATGCTGAGTTGGGTCGTTACGTTCCTGATCATCGCGCTGATCGCGGGTGTTCTTGGCTTCGGCGGTATCGCCGGCGCTTCGGTCGAAATCGCCAAGGCGATCTTCTTTATCGCCGTAATTCTGTTCCTGATCTCGGCCGTGGTCGGACTGGTGCGCGGACGAAGCAACGTCTAG
- a CDS encoding class I SAM-dependent methyltransferase, translating to MATSAAAQTLQPGQIDLSALKTKQHGAWSSGDYAVVGTTLQIVGEELCEALDLRAGQKVLDVAAGNGNATLAAARRWCEVISTDYVPSLLDRGRTRAAAEGLSVEFKEADAEALDFGDATFDAVLSTFGVMFTPDQDRAVSELLRVCKSGGKIGLANWTPEGFIGQLFKTLGKYLPPPAGAKSPALWGTQARITEMFGTSAASIKAEKRHFMFRYRSPLHFLDVFRNYYGPTLKAFAALDETNQRRLADDILTLIASMNRADDSTMVLPSEYLEIVIVKR from the coding sequence ATGGCTACATCCGCCGCCGCTCAAACCCTGCAACCCGGCCAGATCGATCTTTCCGCCCTGAAAACCAAGCAACACGGCGCTTGGTCGTCCGGCGACTACGCCGTCGTCGGCACCACGCTGCAGATCGTCGGCGAAGAGCTGTGCGAGGCGCTCGACCTCCGGGCCGGCCAGAAGGTGCTCGACGTCGCTGCCGGAAACGGCAATGCGACGCTTGCCGCGGCGCGCCGCTGGTGCGAGGTGATCTCGACCGATTATGTGCCGAGCCTGCTCGACCGCGGCCGGACGCGTGCCGCAGCCGAAGGCCTATCAGTCGAGTTCAAGGAAGCGGACGCAGAAGCGCTGGACTTCGGCGACGCAACCTTCGACGCGGTGCTGTCTACCTTCGGCGTGATGTTCACGCCGGACCAGGACCGCGCGGTATCTGAACTTTTGCGGGTATGCAAGAGCGGCGGCAAGATCGGTCTCGCCAACTGGACGCCGGAGGGCTTTATCGGGCAATTGTTCAAGACGCTCGGCAAATACTTGCCGCCACCGGCGGGCGCGAAATCGCCCGCGCTGTGGGGCACGCAGGCGCGCATCACCGAGATGTTCGGAACATCGGCCGCTTCTATCAAGGCCGAGAAGCGTCACTTCATGTTCCGCTACCGCTCGCCGCTGCATTTTCTCGACGTGTTCAGGAATTACTACGGCCCGACGCTGAAAGCCTTTGCCGCACTTGATGAAACCAACCAGCGCCGCCTCGCCGACGACATCCTGACGCTGATCGCGTCGATGAACCGCGCCGATGACAGCACGATGGTGCTGCCGAGCGAGTACCTGGAAATCGTCATCGTCAAACGCTGA
- a CDS encoding helix-turn-helix domain-containing protein has product MIARQTALPATSVLPRGVRRALDAMRGNVGRSWRLTELAAIGGVSGRTLQRQFLSFVGKTPRAALREIGLERARRELLQGTPDLKIMDVALRCGFPHFGRFSIEYRRRYGETPSQTLKRQEVLTDALGATPSLFLPARDRPAVALGPIEAATENLVVAADIANDLVTALTRAGIAVAARSMAAPYHLGGAIRGSGTQTHLTIRLIDTETGGQLWAHRADGVLRGETSTTEHLAARIAAALQPCLRLAEIDRALRKPTNCLGAQDLALRAMPGVLSLDANGNARALELLDRAMDQDPNHPLAIALAAWAHVQRVVYHFTHAPLQERARSLELAHKARALRGDATVLAILGNALSLLNEFDVADLVTRKALAMDGGSAWAWSRSGWIDVYKGDPQSAVERFKIALDLAPHDPLAFNSMVGIGCALFTAGQYAEGAVWQERALVEHPSASWVHRTLCPAYVLAGQAPQARRSLGALRQHYPDLTVTEVQRGMPPLPPSQCDLVLGALQEAGLPV; this is encoded by the coding sequence ATGATTGCTCGCCAGACCGCTTTACCGGCGACATCGGTGCTGCCGCGCGGCGTCAGGCGCGCGCTGGACGCCATGCGTGGCAATGTCGGCCGCAGTTGGCGGCTGACGGAGCTTGCCGCGATCGGCGGCGTATCCGGCAGAACCCTGCAGCGGCAGTTCCTTAGCTTTGTCGGCAAGACCCCGCGTGCCGCGCTTCGCGAGATCGGGCTCGAACGCGCCCGTCGCGAGCTGTTGCAGGGTACGCCTGATCTCAAGATCATGGACGTGGCGCTGCGCTGCGGCTTTCCGCATTTCGGGCGGTTTTCAATCGAGTATCGCCGCCGCTATGGCGAAACGCCGTCGCAGACGCTGAAGCGGCAGGAGGTGCTCACCGACGCGCTCGGTGCGACGCCCTCGCTGTTCTTGCCGGCGCGGGACCGGCCGGCGGTTGCGTTGGGCCCGATCGAGGCGGCAACGGAAAATCTGGTCGTCGCGGCTGACATCGCCAATGATCTCGTCACCGCATTGACCCGGGCCGGGATCGCGGTCGCGGCGCGCTCGATGGCCGCGCCCTATCATTTGGGCGGTGCCATCAGGGGATCGGGTACGCAGACACACCTGACGATCAGGCTGATCGACACCGAAACCGGCGGCCAGCTCTGGGCGCATCGCGCCGATGGCGTCCTGCGCGGCGAAACGTCAACGACGGAACATCTCGCAGCCAGGATCGCGGCGGCGCTGCAGCCATGTTTGCGGCTGGCCGAAATCGATCGCGCGCTGCGCAAGCCGACGAATTGCCTCGGTGCCCAGGATCTGGCGCTACGGGCGATGCCGGGCGTTCTCTCGCTCGACGCCAACGGCAATGCCCGCGCGCTGGAATTGCTCGATCGCGCGATGGATCAGGACCCAAACCATCCGCTTGCCATCGCGCTGGCGGCCTGGGCGCATGTCCAGCGCGTGGTCTATCACTTCACCCATGCGCCGCTGCAAGAGCGCGCCCGAAGTCTCGAACTGGCGCATAAGGCAAGGGCGTTGCGCGGCGATGCGACTGTGCTGGCGATACTCGGCAACGCGCTGTCGCTGCTCAATGAGTTCGATGTCGCCGATCTCGTTACGCGCAAGGCGCTTGCGATGGACGGCGGATCCGCCTGGGCTTGGAGCCGCAGCGGGTGGATCGATGTCTACAAGGGCGATCCGCAATCGGCGGTCGAGCGCTTCAAGATCGCGCTTGATCTCGCGCCCCACGATCCCCTGGCCTTCAACAGCATGGTCGGGATCGGCTGTGCGCTTTTCACCGCCGGTCAATACGCCGAAGGTGCGGTTTGGCAGGAGCGCGCATTGGTCGAACATCCCTCGGCGAGCTGGGTGCATCGAACGCTGTGCCCGGCCTATGTGCTCGCCGGACAGGCGCCGCAGGCCCGCCGCAGCCTTGGCGCGCTGCGCCAGCACTACCCCGATCTCACGGTAACGGAAGTCCAGCGCGGCATGCCGCCGCTGCCGCCAAGCCAGTGCGATCTGGTCCTCGGCGCGCTGCAGGAGGCCGGACTGCCGGTCTGA
- a CDS encoding thioesterase family protein, with translation MTTAAAAGEKLKDIPLPPAPFLSSVMQIEPQWIDYNGHLNMAYYNVMMDRAIDEMWLQLGIGPAYMKERHCSTFTAEAHVRYVREIHLGDPVQISVYLLGADEKRLHTFEELRHATEGWLSATSENMTLHMDMQQRKVAPFPPDIRARIRAVTDSHAAVPRPDGIGRKVAMPDR, from the coding sequence ATGACGACCGCTGCCGCCGCCGGGGAAAAACTGAAAGATATACCGCTGCCGCCGGCCCCGTTTCTGTCCTCGGTGATGCAGATCGAGCCGCAATGGATCGACTATAACGGCCATCTCAACATGGCCTATTACAACGTGATGATGGATCGGGCCATCGACGAAATGTGGCTGCAGCTCGGGATCGGGCCGGCCTACATGAAGGAGCGTCACTGCTCGACCTTCACCGCCGAAGCTCACGTGCGCTACGTCAGAGAAATTCACCTCGGCGATCCCGTTCAGATTTCAGTTTATCTGTTGGGTGCCGACGAGAAGCGGTTGCACACGTTCGAGGAATTGCGCCACGCGACCGAAGGCTGGCTTTCCGCGACTTCGGAAAACATGACGCTGCATATGGACATGCAGCAGCGGAAGGTTGCGCCCTTCCCGCCCGACATTCGCGCGCGCATCCGGGCGGTGACGGATTCGCATGCCGCCGTGCCGCGGCCCGACGGGATCGGCCGCAAGGTCGCGATGCCTGACAGATAG
- a CDS encoding FAD-binding oxidoreductase produces MKRPEPQALASAVEALAARFGNRLITSQAVREQHAHTTTWLPTQPPDAVVMAQETADIQDVVRICAKHGVPVIAFGTGTSLEGQVNAPAGGICIDLRDMNRILEVHAEDLDCVIQPGVTRKALNEHLRDQGLFFPIDPGADASLGGMTATRASGTNAVRYGTMRENVLALKVVRGDGEIITTGTRAKKSAAGYDLTHLFVGAEGTLGIISELTIKLRGIPETIAAAACSFETVRGACQATILAIQTGIPLARIELLNAEQVRACNAYSKLTLPETPLLLLEFHGSEVEVAEQSRNFGEIAKECGGGDFTWTTKPEDRTKLWQARHDAYWSVKALRPGAGVVATDVCVPISRLADCVTETEEDLKRLNLLSPIVGHVGDGNFHCSLVCDVDNKEEMARGEEFMHRLVERAQSMGGTCTGEHGIGQGKQKYLKAELGPEAIDAMRALKQALDPQNIFNPGKIVPVG; encoded by the coding sequence ATGAAGCGGCCGGAACCGCAGGCTTTGGCAAGCGCCGTGGAGGCGCTGGCGGCGCGGTTCGGCAACCGGCTGATCACCTCGCAGGCGGTGCGCGAACAGCATGCCCATACCACCACCTGGCTGCCGACCCAGCCGCCCGACGCGGTGGTGATGGCGCAGGAAACCGCCGACATTCAGGACGTGGTGCGGATCTGCGCTAAACACGGCGTGCCCGTGATCGCTTTCGGAACCGGCACCTCGCTGGAAGGCCAGGTCAATGCGCCGGCCGGCGGCATCTGCATCGATCTGCGCGACATGAACCGGATTCTTGAAGTTCATGCGGAGGATCTGGACTGCGTGATCCAGCCTGGCGTCACCCGCAAGGCGCTGAACGAGCACCTGCGCGACCAGGGATTGTTCTTTCCGATCGATCCGGGCGCCGATGCTTCGCTCGGCGGCATGACCGCGACGCGGGCGTCCGGCACCAATGCGGTGCGCTACGGCACCATGCGCGAGAACGTGCTGGCGCTGAAAGTGGTGCGCGGCGACGGCGAGATCATCACGACGGGCACGCGGGCGAAGAAATCCGCAGCTGGCTACGACCTGACGCATCTGTTCGTCGGTGCCGAGGGTACGCTTGGCATCATCTCTGAGCTCACCATCAAGCTCCGCGGCATTCCCGAGACGATCGCGGCCGCTGCCTGCTCGTTCGAGACGGTGCGCGGCGCCTGCCAGGCCACGATCCTGGCCATCCAGACGGGCATTCCGTTGGCGCGGATCGAGCTGCTCAACGCCGAGCAGGTGCGCGCCTGCAACGCCTATTCCAAGCTGACCCTGCCGGAGACGCCGCTGCTGCTACTGGAATTCCACGGCAGCGAGGTCGAGGTCGCCGAACAGTCCAGGAATTTCGGCGAAATCGCCAAGGAATGCGGCGGCGGGGATTTCACCTGGACGACCAAGCCCGAGGACCGCACAAAACTTTGGCAGGCGCGGCATGACGCCTATTGGTCGGTCAAGGCGCTGCGGCCCGGCGCGGGCGTGGTGGCGACCGACGTCTGCGTGCCGATTTCACGGCTTGCGGATTGCGTTACCGAGACCGAGGAGGACCTGAAACGGCTGAACCTGCTGTCGCCGATCGTCGGCCATGTCGGCGACGGCAACTTCCACTGTTCGCTGGTTTGCGACGTCGACAACAAGGAAGAAATGGCGCGCGGCGAGGAGTTCATGCATCGCCTGGTCGAACGCGCGCAGTCGATGGGCGGCACCTGCACCGGCGAGCACGGCATCGGGCAGGGCAAGCAGAAATACCTCAAGGCCGAGCTCGGCCCCGAGGCGATCGACGCCATGCGCGCGCTGAAGCAGGCGCTCGATCCGCAGAACATTTTCAATCCCGGTAAGATCGTGCCGGTGGGGTAG
- a CDS encoding lanthionine synthetase C family protein, whose product MITPGRHRPLAQDDWNESAVRVTIEEIAADAVAHFNPDTFWPAHPSDDGVGDGDPSFYKDAAGVIWALDYLHRIGATRVAGDFRSVLPKLIERTIIDHEASSPTDYEKHGSLLRGDMGAALLAMRLEPTSSLADLVYRRAEANNGLPIRELMWGMPGSMVAAIHMGEMTEESRWRGLFEVQAARLLAELEDTPQGPLWTQDLYGAKDRFLGPVHGFAGNVIPLLLGWDWLTAAQQAHVAEFVPKSLEANAWQYEVGTTWGPRSKREKRLFICQHCHGAPGMVTTFADAPFTTPQFDALLLDGGRFAWAAGPLTKGSNLCHGTGGNGYAFLKLYRRTNDPIWLDRARQFAMTAIVQYRGAQMVAGRGRYSLWTGDIGLAIYLWDCITGDARFPTIDVF is encoded by the coding sequence ATGATTACCCCCGGACGTCATCGTCCGCTTGCCCAGGACGACTGGAATGAATCGGCTGTTCGGGTCACGATTGAAGAAATTGCGGCCGATGCGGTCGCCCATTTCAATCCCGACACCTTCTGGCCGGCTCACCCGAGTGACGACGGGGTGGGAGATGGCGACCCCAGCTTCTACAAGGACGCGGCAGGGGTCATTTGGGCACTAGATTACTTACATCGCATAGGGGCTACCCGCGTCGCGGGAGACTTTCGCTCTGTGCTGCCAAAGCTGATTGAACGGACAATCATTGACCACGAAGCCAGTTCGCCGACCGATTATGAGAAGCATGGCTCGCTGCTTCGCGGCGACATGGGTGCGGCACTTCTCGCAATGCGCCTTGAGCCAACATCGAGCCTCGCCGACCTGGTTTATAGGCGCGCCGAAGCAAATAATGGACTGCCAATCCGAGAACTCATGTGGGGTATGCCCGGATCGATGGTAGCCGCAATCCACATGGGCGAGATGACGGAGGAATCGCGATGGCGCGGCCTCTTCGAAGTGCAGGCAGCGCGGCTGTTGGCCGAACTGGAGGACACGCCGCAAGGTCCACTTTGGACGCAGGATCTTTACGGTGCCAAAGATCGCTTTCTCGGGCCCGTTCACGGCTTCGCCGGCAACGTTATCCCGTTATTGCTCGGATGGGATTGGTTGACGGCGGCGCAGCAAGCGCACGTAGCCGAATTTGTGCCGAAGTCGCTTGAAGCGAATGCGTGGCAGTACGAAGTTGGAACAACATGGGGCCCGAGAAGCAAGCGCGAGAAGCGGCTTTTCATATGTCAGCACTGTCACGGTGCGCCGGGAATGGTGACGACTTTTGCTGACGCGCCTTTCACTACGCCGCAATTTGACGCGCTCCTGCTGGATGGCGGGCGCTTTGCCTGGGCCGCCGGACCGCTAACAAAGGGCTCGAACCTTTGCCACGGTACGGGTGGAAATGGCTACGCATTCCTCAAGCTGTACCGACGTACAAATGACCCCATTTGGCTCGACCGCGCGCGCCAGTTCGCCATGACTGCCATCGTCCAGTATCGCGGCGCTCAGATGGTTGCTGGCCGCGGTCGGTATTCGCTTTGGACCGGCGACATCGGTCTTGCAATCTACCTTTGGGATTGCATCACAGGGGATGCTCGGTTCCCGACTATCGATGTGTTCTGA
- a CDS encoding outer membrane protein — protein MRFISWGIVAACGFLLAGSAAKAAEIRIPDLPSPHYNWTGFYAGVYGGGAYAAWAADYCRNGACRHAEGQASGFAVGVYGGYNYQFASRFVIGAEFDWGKSTSSQDEIVFGDSALLSRFGAFGSARLRAGYAFDRLLAFGAVGVGVASISNGYRYTVQRGCDTLEQAIWDEQVKAGLIAGVGIEYAFTKHLVARGEYLYADYGSATLSSRDRTRAEFRNEMHFVRVGASYRF, from the coding sequence ATGCGTTTTATTTCCTGGGGGATCGTTGCCGCGTGTGGCTTTTTACTGGCAGGTTCGGCGGCGAAGGCTGCCGAAATCCGTATTCCGGACCTGCCGTCGCCTCACTACAACTGGACCGGATTCTATGCGGGCGTTTACGGCGGCGGTGCGTATGCGGCGTGGGCCGCCGATTACTGCCGAAACGGTGCGTGCCGCCATGCGGAGGGACAGGCGAGCGGCTTCGCCGTCGGCGTTTACGGCGGCTACAATTATCAATTCGCCAGCCGCTTTGTCATCGGCGCCGAATTCGATTGGGGCAAGTCCACTTCGTCACAGGACGAAATCGTCTTTGGCGACAGTGCGTTGCTATCGAGATTCGGCGCGTTCGGCTCCGCTCGCCTGCGCGCCGGCTACGCGTTCGACCGCCTGCTGGCCTTTGGTGCGGTCGGTGTCGGCGTGGCCAGCATCAGCAACGGATATCGCTATACGGTTCAGAGAGGGTGTGACACGCTGGAGCAGGCGATCTGGGACGAGCAGGTCAAGGCAGGGCTGATAGCAGGCGTGGGCATCGAGTATGCTTTCACCAAGCATCTGGTCGCGCGCGGTGAATATCTCTATGCCGATTACGGCAGCGCCACGCTGTCGAGCCGGGACCGCACCCGGGCTGAATTCCGCAACGAGATGCACTTCGTGCGCGTGGGCGCCAGTTATCGGTTCTGA
- a CDS encoding creatininase family protein, whose amino-acid sequence MGIDTDRHFIERMHWDEVARRIGSGAVAILPIGAAAKQHGFHLPLNTDRIQAEWLAAKMAEKIDALIWPTLTYGHYPAFVEYAGSSSLSISTFEALVREIAGQILAGGIPKLLVLNTGISTLAPVDRALARLDSERIRHLWIHEGPRYPRVARQLAEQSHGSHADELETSLMLALAPHLVDMTRAEASPALNQETPGALTPSDPYSPNYSRSGSYGDPTRATPAKGEALLAAMLGDLHEQAASFIAQRPGHDRSVAVQTVLR is encoded by the coding sequence ATGGGAATAGACACCGATCGCCACTTCATCGAGCGCATGCACTGGGACGAAGTCGCGCGGCGCATCGGTAGTGGCGCGGTGGCGATATTGCCAATCGGCGCCGCCGCCAAGCAGCACGGCTTCCACCTCCCGCTCAACACCGACCGCATCCAGGCCGAATGGCTCGCGGCCAAGATGGCGGAAAAGATCGACGCGCTGATCTGGCCGACGCTGACGTACGGCCATTATCCCGCCTTCGTCGAATATGCCGGCAGCAGCAGCCTGTCGATTTCAACCTTCGAGGCGCTGGTGCGCGAGATTGCGGGGCAAATTCTCGCCGGCGGAATTCCAAAGCTGCTGGTGCTCAATACCGGGATCAGCACGTTAGCCCCGGTCGATCGCGCACTGGCGCGCCTCGACAGCGAGCGGATCAGGCATCTGTGGATCCATGAGGGTCCGCGCTATCCGCGCGTGGCGAGGCAATTGGCCGAACAGAGCCATGGCAGCCATGCGGATGAACTGGAAACGTCGCTGATGCTGGCGCTGGCACCGCATCTGGTCGATATGACGCGCGCCGAAGCCAGCCCCGCCCTGAACCAGGAGACGCCGGGCGCACTGACGCCGTCGGATCCGTATTCGCCAAACTACAGCCGCTCCGGCAGCTATGGCGATCCGACACGGGCGACGCCGGCCAAGGGCGAAGCCTTGCTCGCCGCCATGCTCGGCGATCTCCACGAACAGGCCGCTTCGTTCATTGCGCAACGCCCGGGCCACGACCGGTCGGTTGCGGTCCAGACCGTGCTGAGATGA